A DNA window from Setaria viridis chromosome 2, Setaria_viridis_v4.0, whole genome shotgun sequence contains the following coding sequences:
- the LOC117846153 gene encoding homeobox protein rough sheath 1, translating into MDQSFGNLGAGGSSSGGSNSAKAAAASSSFLQLPLSTAAAAGAASPAGVAYYGAPLALLHQAAGPSSSSQSPYGRHAAEISPAEAEAIKAKIVAHPQYSALLAAYLDCQKVGAPPDVMERLTAMAAKLDARPPGRHEPRDPELDQFMEAYCNMLLKYREELTRPIDEAMEFLKRVEAQLDSIAGSATGGGSSAARLSLADGKSEGVGSSEDDMDPSGRENEPPEIDPRAEDKELKYQLLKKYSGYLSSLRQEFSKKKKKGKLPKEARQKLLHWWELHYKWPYPSETEKIALAESTGLDQKQINNWFINQRKRHWKPSEDMPFVMMEGFHPQNAAALYMDGTFMADGMYRLGS; encoded by the exons ATGGATCAGAGCTTCGGGAATCTTGGCGCCGGTGGGAGCAGCAGCGGGGGCTCCAACTCcgccaaggcggcggcggcgtcgtcgtccttcCTGCAGCTGCCActgtccacggcggcggccgcgggggcggcgTCCCCGGCGGGCGTGGCGTACTACGGCGCGCCGCTCGCGCTCCTGCACCAGGCCGCTGGGCCGTCATCGTCGTCGCAGTCGCCGTACGGGAGGCACGCGGCGGAGATCTcgccggcggaggccgaggccaTCAAGGCCAAGATCGTGGCGCACCCGCAGTACtcggcgctcctcgccgcctaCCTCGACTGCCAAAAA GTGGGCGCGCCGCCGGACGTGATGGAAAGGCtgacggccatggcggcgaagCTCGACGCGCGGCCGCCGGGCCGCCACGAGCCGCGCGACCCGGAGCTCGACCAGTTCATg GAGGCCTACTGCAACATGCTGTTGAAGTACCGGGAGGAGCTGACCCGGCCGATCGACGAGGCCATGGAGTTCCTCAAGCGCGTCGAGGCGCAGCTCGACTCCATCGCCGGcagcgccaccggcggcggctcctccgccgcgcgcctctCCCTCGCCG ATGGCAAATCAGAAGGGGTTGGCTCTTCTGAAGATGACATGGATCCAAGCGGCCGTGAGAACGAGCCACCTGAGATTGACCCACGCGCGGAGGATAAGGAGCTCAAGTACcagctcctgaagaagtacAGTGGTTACTTGAGCAGCCTCAGGCAAGAATTTtctaagaaaaagaagaaagggaagctCCCAAAGGAGGCCAGGCAGAAGTTGCTCCACTGGTGGGAGCTGCACTACAAGTGGCCTTACCCATCA GAGACGGAGAAGATTGCGCTGGCGGAGTCGACAGGCCTAGACCAGAAGCAGATCAACAACTGGTTCATCAACCAGAGGAAACGACACTGGAAGCCGTCGGAGGACATGCCTTTTGTGATGATGGAAGGCTTCCACCCACAGAACGCCGCTGCGCTCTACATGGATGGCACGTTCATGGCTGATGGCATGTACCGCCTCGGTTCGTGA
- the LOC117841952 gene encoding L-type lectin-domain containing receptor kinase SIT2: MALKDMTVCFLLVGLNLVALTAGDDHQLMYSGFAGSNLILDGAATVTASGLLELTNGTLRLKGHAIYPTPLRFRDASNGGATTRSFSTSFVFGILSAYPDVSANGIAFFVAASKDIFSGAMAAQYLGLLNGTNNGNATNRVFAVELDTMQNNEFGDISDNHVGIDINSLISANSTNAGYYGDGDGEFHSLTLISHEAMQAWVDYNSETKKINVTLAPLKMGKPGRPLLSATHDLSTVIPDMAYIGFSSSTGLVNSRHYVLGWSFAMDGPAPDIDIAKLPKLPREFPKPRSKVMEIILPIVTAAVVLFVGTVLVLLRRRQLRYTELREDWEVEFGPHRFSYKDLFRATEGFKNKNLLGVGGFGKVYKGVLPVSKCEIAVKRVSHNSKQGMKEFVAEIVSIGRMQHPNLVQLLGYCRRKGELLLVYEYMSNGSLDKFLYCQGEKATLNWIQRLGIIKGIASGLIYLHEEWEKVVVHRDIKASNVLLDSSMNGRLGDFGLAMLYDHSENPQTSHVVGTIGYLAPELGRTSKATTSTDIFAFGVFVLEVICGQKPIMQDSEDNQLMLVDWVVEHWNRTSLTDTVDAKLQGDYNVDEACIALKVGLLCSHPFPEARPSMRQVLQYLNGELAVPELVPAHLSFQMLTLMQNEGTHGLALVVAPGIKSLSTALTDQYMGLTNSKDDGKDTNHMLAVELDTVQNIEFKDMNANHVGIDINTLTSLQSNETGYYHDNNGSFQNLSLISREAMQVWVDYDGEATQINVTIAPLAMVKPKRPLISYIYNLSTVLAEPSYIGFSSATGPGNSRHYVLGWSFGMNKPAPVIDIAKLPKLPQLGSKPRSKVLEITLPIASAALVLTVGIAVVLLVRRRLRYTELREDWESEFGPHRFAYKDLFHATKGFKDKHLLGAGGFGMVYRGELQKSRVEVAVKKVSHGSKQGMKEFIAEIVSIGRIRHRNLVQLLGYCRRKDELILVYDYMSNGSLDKYLYSEEDGPTTLDWAQRFRIIKGVASGLHFLHERWEKVVIHRDIKTSNVLLDKEMNGRLGDFGLAKLYEHGANPQTTRVVGTTGYLAPELVRTGKATPLTDVFAFGTFMLEVTCGQRPIKQDEQGNQFLLVDWVLQHWHNGSLLEVVDPKLRGEHNSDEVRFVLQIGLLCAHPSATARPSMQQVLQYLDGETLLPEMTRADLSFNMLALLQRKGLHVMSWPCSSTMVSAGTISDLSGGR, translated from the exons ATGGCCCTCAAGGACATGACAGTATGCTTCCTACTCGTGGGCCTCAACCTTGTAGCCCTCACCGCCGGTGACGATCACCAGCTCATGTACTCCGGCTTCGCCGGCAGCAACCTCATCCTCGACGGCGCAGCCACCGTCACGGCGAGCGGCCTCCTCGAGCTCACCAACGGCACACTCCGGCTCAAAGGCCATGCCATCTACCCCACGCCGCTGCGCTTCCGCGACGCGTCCAACGGTGGCGCGACGACGAGGTCCTTCTCCACCTCCTTCGTGTTCGGCATTCTCTCCGCCTACCCCGACGTGAGCGCCAACGGCATCGCCTTCTTCGTCGCGGCGAGCAAGGACATCTTCTCCGGCGCCATGGCGGCGCAGTACCTCGGCCTCCTCAACGGCACCAACAACGGCAACGCGACCAACCGCGTCTTCGCCGTCGAGCTCGACACCATGCAGAACAACGAGTTCGGGGACATCAGCGACAACCACGTCGGGATCGACATCAACAGCCTCATCTCGGCGAACTCTACCAACGCCGGCTActacggcgacggcgacggcgaatTCCACAGCCTGACGCTGATCAGCCACGAGGCGATGCAAGCGTGGGTAGATTACAACAGCGAGACCAAGAAGATCAACGTGACCCTGGCTCCCCTCAAGATGGGCAAACCTGGCCGGCCTCTGCTCTCGGCAACACACGACCTCTCAACGGTGATCCCGGACATGGCATACATCGGCTTCTCGTCTTCGACAGGATTAGTCAACTCAAGACACTATGTTCTTGGATGGAGCTTTGCTATGGATGGGCCTGCACCGGACATCGACATCGCCAAGCTGCCAAAGCTACCTCGTGAGTTCCCAAAGCCAAGATCCAAGGTCATGGAAATCATCCTACCAATAGTCACTGCAGCAGTGGTCCTTTTTGTGGGCACGGTTCTTGTTCTACTTAGGCGAAGGCAGCTAAGGTACACTGAACTGAGGGAAGATTGGGAAGTCGAGTTCGGACCGCATCGGTTCTCGTACAAGGATTTATTCCGTGCCACGGAAGGGTTCAAGAACAAGAATCTATTGGGGGTAGGAGGGTTTGGAAAAGTATACAAGGGAGTTCTTCCGGTGTCTAAATGCGAGATCGCCGTGAAGAGGGTGTCACACAACTCGAAGCAGGGCATGAAGGAATTTGTTGCTGAGATTGTTAGCATTGGGCGCATGCAGCATCCTAACCTTGTTCAGTTACTCGGCTATTGCCGTCGAAAAGGTGAATTGCTTCTTGTATATGAGTACATGTCGAATGGGAGCCTGGACAAGTTTTTGTATTGCCAAGGGGAAAAGGCTACTCTAAACTGGATTCAGAGGCTTGGTATCATCAAAGGCATCGCATCAGGCTTGATCTACCTCCATGAGGAATGGGAGAAGGTTGTCGTCCACCGGGACATCAAGGCGAGCAATGTGTTACTTGACAGTAGTATGAATGGTCGATTAGGAGATTTTGGGCTTGCTATGTTGTATGACCACAGTGAAAACCCACAAACCTCTCATGTTGTTGGCACCATAGGATACCTTGCCCCTGAGCTTGGCCGCACCAGTAAGGCGACCACTTCGACCGACATATTTGCCTTTGGCGTATTCGTTCTTGAGGTCATTTGTGGGCAAAAGCCCATCATGCAGGATTCAGAAGATAACCAACTCATGCTGGTCGATTGGGTGGTCGAGCATTGGAACCGAACATCGCTAACTGATACGGTGGATGCTAAGCTCCAAGGTGACTACAATGTTGATGAGGCATGCATAGCACTAAAAGTAGGGTTGTTGTGCTCTCATCCCTTCCCTGAAGCAAGGCCCAGTATGCGGCAAGTCCTGCAATACCTAAACGGTGAATTGGCAGTGCCAGAGCTTGTTCCAGCACATCTAAGCTTTCAAATGCTGACATTGATGCAGAATGAAGG CACCCACGGCCTGGCCCTCGTCGTCGCGCCGGGCATCAAGAGCCTGTCCACCGCGCTGACGGATCAGTACATGGGCCTCACCAACTCCAAGGACGACGGCAAAGACACCAACCACATGCTCGCCGTCGAGCTCGACACCGTGCAGAACATCGAGTTCAAAGACATGAACGCCAACCACGTCGGCATCGACATCAACACCCTCACCTCATTGCAATCCAATGAGACGGGGTACTACCACGACAACAATGGCAGCTTCCAAAATCTAAGCCTCATTAGCCGTGAGGCGATGCAGGTTTGGGTGGACTACGACGGAGAGGCGACGCAGATCAATGTTACAATTGCTCCCCTTGCAATGGTGAAGCCCAAGAGGCCATTGATCTCTTACATCTACAACCTGTCAACCGTGCTAGCAGAGCCGTCGTATATCGGCTTCTCGTCGGCAACCGGACCGGGGAATTCACGGCACTATGTTCTTGGTTGGAGCTTTGGCATGAACAAGCCTGCTCCAGTGATCGACATCGCCAAGTTGCCGAAGCTTCCACAGTTGGGCTCCAAGCCTCGCTCAAAAGTCTTGGAGATAACCCTGCCTATTGCAAGTGCGGCACTAGTCCTCACCGTGGGCATTGCCGTGGTTCTACTTGTGCGAAGGCGGCTGAGGTACACTGAGCTGCGCGAAGATTGGGAGAGCGAGTTCGGGCCACATCGGTTCGCGTACAAAGATCTGTTCCATGCCACAAAGGGGTTTAAGGACAAGCATTTGCTTGGTGCAGGAGGCTTTGGCATGGTATACAGGGGAGAGCTTCAAAAGTCCAGAGTCGAGGTTGCTGTGAAGAAGGTGTCCCATGGGTCGAAGCAAGGGATGAAAGAGTTCATCGCGGAGATTGTAAGTATCGGCCGCATTAGGCACCGTAACCTTGTGCAGTTACTTGGCTACTGCCGGCGAAAAGATGAACTCATTCTGGTGTATGACTACATGTCCAATGGTAGCCTCGACAAGTACCTGTACagtgaagaagatggcccaacaaccTTGGATTGGGCTCAAAGGTTCCGTATCATCAAAGGTGTCGCATCCGGCCTACACTTCCTCCACGAGAGGTGGGAGAAAGTCGTCATCCACCGCGACATCAAGACTAGCAATGTGCTTCTGGACAAAGAAATGAATGGACGACTAGGCGACTTCGGCCTCGCAAAGCTGTACGAACACGGCGCCAACCCACAGACCACTCGTGTGGTTGGCACCACAGGGTACCTAGCTCCGGAGCTTGTGCGGACGGGCAAGGCGACCCCTCTTACCGATGTTTTCGCCTTCGGCACATTCATGCTCGAGGTTACGTGTGGGCAAAGACCTATCAAGCAAGACGAGCAAGGCAACCAGTTCTTGCTGGTTGACTGGGTGCTCCAGCACTGGCACAATGGGTCACTCCTTGAGGTTGTGGATCCCAAGCTGCGAGGAGAGCACAACTCTGATGAGGTACGGTTTGTGCTTCAGATAGGATTGTTGTGCGCGCACCCATCTGCCACTGCAAGGCCCAGCATGCAGCAAGTCTTGCAGTATCTTGATGGGGAGACGCTGCTCCCGGAGATGACGCGCGCGGACCTGAGCTTCAACATGCTAGCTCTCCTGCAAAGGAAAGGGTTGCATGTCATGTCATGGCCGTGCTCGTCAACGATGGTGAGCGCCGGCACCATATCCGACCTATCAGGAGGAAGATGA